A genomic window from Photobacterium gaetbulicola Gung47 includes:
- a CDS encoding putative 4-hydroxyphenylpyruvate dioxygenase (COG3185) has protein sequence MIENPLGTDGFEFVEYTAPTPEGIANLKQLFHEMGFAEVAKHKHKSVWLYRQGDINFIVNGESHSQAAGFAGVHGASVNAMAFRVADSAQALAYAVEKGATACPPQAGPMELNIPAIYGIGESLIYLVDRYGESNIYDIDFDFYPDYQARMQDRDAGLLVIDHLTHNVKQGNMDLWASFYERIANFREIRHFDIKGKMTGLLSRAMTAPCGKIRIPINESRDDKSQIAEYLDQYKGEGIQHIAMSTDDIFATVSTLKAGGLIFMDTPDTYYEGINQRLPGHHEDVARLNQLKILIDGDETGILLQIFTDTVIGPVFFEIIQRKGNEGFGEGNFQALFESIELDQIRRGVLVQDDES, from the coding sequence ATGATTGAGAACCCACTAGGAACAGATGGCTTTGAGTTTGTGGAATATACCGCCCCAACCCCCGAAGGGATCGCAAATCTCAAACAACTCTTTCACGAGATGGGGTTTGCCGAAGTGGCCAAGCACAAGCACAAATCTGTCTGGCTATACCGCCAAGGTGATATCAATTTTATCGTCAACGGGGAATCACACTCGCAAGCTGCCGGCTTTGCTGGGGTTCACGGTGCGAGTGTCAATGCGATGGCATTTCGGGTTGCCGATTCTGCTCAAGCCCTGGCTTATGCTGTAGAAAAAGGCGCAACCGCATGCCCGCCACAGGCTGGTCCGATGGAGCTGAATATTCCAGCTATCTATGGCATTGGCGAATCATTGATTTATTTGGTTGACCGATACGGAGAGAGCAACATCTATGATATTGACTTTGATTTTTATCCAGACTACCAGGCTCGAATGCAAGACCGAGATGCCGGTCTGCTGGTAATTGACCACCTTACCCATAATGTCAAACAGGGTAACATGGACTTATGGGCAAGTTTTTACGAGCGTATTGCCAATTTTCGCGAAATAAGACATTTTGATATAAAGGGCAAAATGACAGGCCTGCTGTCGCGAGCGATGACCGCCCCGTGCGGAAAAATACGGATCCCGATCAATGAATCCCGTGATGATAAATCCCAGATAGCAGAATACCTGGATCAATATAAAGGTGAAGGGATCCAGCATATTGCCATGAGTACCGATGATATCTTTGCAACCGTATCAACACTGAAGGCGGGCGGTTTGATATTTATGGATACGCCCGATACCTACTATGAGGGGATCAACCAGCGCTTACCCGGCCATCATGAAGATGTCGCCAGGCTTAATCAGCTGAAGATACTGATAGACGGCGATGAAACGGGTATTTTATTGCAGATCTTTACTGATACAGTCATCGGCCCGGTGTTCTTCGAAATCATTCAGCGCAAAGGCAACGAAGGTTTTGGTGAAGGGAATTTCCAAGCCTTGTTTGAATCCATAGAGCTAGATCAGATACGCCGTGGGGTCTTGGTGCAGGATGATGAGAGTTGA
- a CDS encoding nitrate/TMAO reductase (COG2197), producing MNTTIQRWLVAVMLALAGMVASVHAADVDPREEIETVLDQKFSDGKYSRQGADGCMRCHDDQSDKPATGIFDNIHGMAANKHGPMSDRQCEACHGPAGNHPRNPRGGQMREPMITFGPDSPVSSEKQNSVCLSCHTDSSRSAWHSSEHAFEDLSCSSCHKVHQKDDPMMTPKLQVETCTSCHSKTKSDLHKRTSHPILNGDMQCSSCHDPHQTVNEYSLNFSSINETCYDCHAEKRGPFLWEHEPVTEDCTLCHNPHGSINSGMLDKRLPQLCQDCHKVPHANVDIPENDLRVRGGSCMNCHNQVHGSNHPRGSALRY from the coding sequence ATGAATACAACAATTCAGCGGTGGCTCGTAGCGGTGATGCTCGCCTTGGCGGGCATGGTTGCGTCGGTGCATGCCGCAGATGTTGATCCTCGTGAAGAGATCGAGACGGTGTTGGATCAGAAGTTCAGTGATGGCAAATATTCCCGCCAGGGGGCTGATGGCTGTATGCGTTGTCATGACGATCAGTCTGACAAGCCTGCGACAGGGATTTTTGACAATATTCACGGAATGGCTGCCAACAAGCATGGCCCGATGAGCGACAGGCAATGTGAAGCTTGTCATGGTCCGGCTGGCAATCACCCTCGAAACCCTCGCGGGGGTCAGATGCGCGAGCCGATGATTACATTCGGCCCTGATTCGCCGGTGTCATCGGAGAAGCAGAACAGCGTGTGTCTGTCGTGTCATACCGATTCAAGCCGATCGGCCTGGCACAGCAGCGAGCACGCGTTTGAAGATCTGTCTTGTTCGAGCTGTCATAAGGTTCACCAGAAGGATGATCCTATGATGACGCCGAAGCTACAGGTTGAAACCTGTACCTCGTGTCACTCGAAAACAAAATCGGATCTCCACAAACGCACCAGCCACCCGATCCTAAACGGTGATATGCAGTGTTCGAGCTGTCACGATCCGCACCAGACGGTGAATGAGTACAGCCTGAACTTCTCATCGATCAACGAAACCTGCTATGACTGCCATGCCGAAAAGCGTGGTCCGTTCTTGTGGGAGCATGAGCCGGTGACGGAAGACTGTACCTTGTGTCACAACCCGCATGGTTCGATCAACAGCGGAATGCTGGACAAGCGCCTTCCTCAGTTGTGTCAGGATTGTCACAAGGTGCCTCACGCCAATGTTGATATCCCAGAGAATGATCTGCGAGTGCGGGGAGGAAGCTGTATGAACTGTCATAACCAGGTCCACGGCTCCAACCACCCTCGTGGAAGCGCATTGAGATACTAA
- a CDS encoding deca-heme c-type cytochrome, with product MKILKAMWVVLLCGLLAACNTDKKDQNTPPPIQGDFTVNVSTPKLKTLETGETKLVVDFTVHDGFGQPYQFDLSRPFRIAVLKAMPERSSSNRDGNSYWKSFHHSSRSPFKAEMEQVKDGVLEQKDGGYSYTFAIPDIMKVVDPYIVDSVDNEGFIAWDADKLHRIVMAYGQEGYGFTHVHEWVPDPSAAVETVSRNIIEFENCESCHMGEPLYHNSSNGDYRAIDNNFAVCAACHNDSNPGAAPSRRPLSAIVHQKHGNIFQVGSDKEPVVDEEGNPVVVGSPFPQDARNCTTCHNDVSEKTPDANNWFEHPSQQTCETCHLVRDTQGSQAGGAHPYQLGTNWEGKTSCTGCHKPYNDDGSDASRSARSVHLGRLDNLEMARDLVDIAIEEASFSASTYHVRARVMLDGRGIEAMSELTPFIKTGKAYLLINWDNGQGAEIGYSSPLNFVAANTINLASDACTAEGNGWFSCSKTFGEDDKQPEAGSILTVSVAEMPLCADRRSGELKECASFTDFENINNRGLIAANTTTASFDQSGFGDNHQFVFGAEKELCSTCHEGFTIHLENHAATELYQCASCHNAERVSWYDGIPGDLKYHVHSFHAFGSKREGGSDFPGALNNCESCHTAEQYHLPNQQNARPSAINVGGEAKYFSPALVTCGSCHLESALGKVNTSNPALGDKAISHMLRNGAVFAADSAAEATGIEQCASCHGVGQEAGVDRVHNIYDYR from the coding sequence ATGAAGATACTAAAAGCAATGTGGGTTGTATTGCTATGTGGCTTGCTTGCAGCATGTAATACAGACAAAAAAGATCAAAATACGCCGCCACCGATACAAGGTGACTTCACGGTCAATGTCAGCACACCAAAGCTGAAGACTCTAGAAACCGGTGAGACGAAACTGGTGGTCGACTTTACCGTCCATGACGGGTTTGGCCAGCCGTACCAGTTTGACTTGAGTCGACCTTTTAGAATTGCGGTACTGAAGGCGATGCCGGAACGTAGCTCTAGCAATCGCGATGGTAACAGCTACTGGAAAAGTTTCCATCACTCCAGTCGTTCACCATTCAAAGCTGAAATGGAGCAGGTCAAGGATGGTGTTCTGGAACAAAAGGACGGTGGGTATTCCTACACCTTCGCCATTCCAGACATCATGAAAGTGGTCGACCCGTATATTGTCGATTCCGTTGACAACGAAGGCTTTATTGCCTGGGATGCCGACAAGCTGCACCGCATCGTCATGGCCTATGGTCAGGAAGGCTACGGCTTTACCCATGTCCATGAGTGGGTGCCTGACCCATCCGCGGCAGTGGAAACGGTGTCGAGAAATATTATCGAGTTTGAGAACTGTGAAAGCTGCCACATGGGTGAACCTTTATACCATAACAGCTCAAACGGTGATTATCGTGCCATTGACAACAATTTCGCGGTCTGTGCAGCCTGTCACAACGACAGTAACCCGGGTGCCGCGCCTAGCCGTCGCCCGTTGTCGGCGATCGTGCACCAGAAACACGGTAACATCTTCCAGGTTGGTAGCGATAAAGAGCCGGTCGTAGACGAAGAAGGTAACCCTGTTGTCGTTGGCAGCCCGTTCCCACAGGATGCCCGTAACTGTACCACCTGCCACAACGACGTGTCGGAGAAAACACCGGATGCTAACAACTGGTTCGAGCACCCGAGCCAGCAGACCTGTGAGACCTGCCATCTAGTTCGAGATACCCAAGGTAGCCAAGCTGGAGGTGCACACCCTTATCAACTAGGTACTAACTGGGAAGGTAAGACTAGCTGTACTGGGTGTCACAAGCCGTATAACGATGACGGTTCGGATGCTTCACGTAGCGCACGCAGTGTCCACCTGGGACGCCTTGACAATCTGGAGATGGCGCGCGACTTGGTTGATATTGCCATCGAAGAAGCCAGCTTCTCTGCTTCGACCTACCATGTACGTGCCCGCGTCATGCTAGATGGTCGCGGTATCGAAGCGATGTCGGAACTGACGCCATTTATCAAGACTGGTAAGGCTTACTTGCTGATCAACTGGGATAATGGTCAGGGTGCAGAAATCGGTTATTCGTCACCGCTGAACTTTGTTGCGGCAAATACCATTAACCTCGCCAGCGATGCGTGTACCGCGGAAGGCAATGGGTGGTTTAGCTGTAGCAAAACTTTCGGTGAAGACGACAAGCAGCCTGAAGCCGGTTCTATCTTGACCGTATCGGTTGCTGAGATGCCGCTGTGTGCCGATCGCCGTAGTGGTGAGCTGAAAGAATGTGCTTCGTTTACTGATTTTGAAAACATCAACAACCGTGGCCTGATTGCTGCCAATACCACAACCGCTTCATTTGACCAAAGTGGCTTTGGCGACAATCACCAGTTTGTCTTTGGCGCTGAAAAGGAACTGTGTTCGACCTGTCACGAGGGCTTCACCATCCACCTAGAAAACCATGCTGCGACAGAGCTGTACCAATGTGCAAGCTGTCACAATGCTGAGCGTGTCTCTTGGTACGATGGGATCCCTGGCGATCTGAAATATCATGTTCACTCGTTCCACGCCTTTGGTTCGAAGCGCGAAGGCGGTTCTGACTTCCCTGGTGCACTGAACAACTGTGAGTCGTGCCACACCGCTGAGCAGTACCACCTGCCAAACCAGCAGAATGCCCGTCCGTCGGCGATCAATGTTGGTGGCGAAGCGAAGTACTTCAGCCCGGCGTTGGTGACCTGTGGTAGCTGTCACTTGGAGTCTGCCTTGGGCAAGGTAAACACCAGCAACCCGGCTCTCGGTGATAAAGCTATCAGCCACATGCTGCGCAATGGCGCGGTGTTTGCGGCAGATAGTGCCGCAGAGGCAACCGGTATTGAGCAATGTGCATCATGTCATGGCGTTGGTCAGGAAGCCGGTGTTGATCGTGTCCATAACATCTACGACTACCGTTAA
- a CDS encoding putative cytochrome c-type protein (COG3005) — translation MSNPQPKKGLWSKPSKKWLLGIPLGGILAFILGAFALGGFHFGMTYTNNNDFCYGCHVGMDTIVEEYEASPHFTNTKGVVAATCSDCHVPQEFFPKVALKIGASVDIIHMITGKINLENFESEHRPRLAEKVTHEFKENDSKQCRYCHDVTQMDFENQSRNASRRHQTMEARGLTCIDCHAGIAHKLPE, via the coding sequence TTGAGTAACCCTCAACCAAAAAAGGGCTTATGGAGTAAGCCAAGCAAAAAATGGCTATTGGGTATTCCGCTTGGCGGCATCCTCGCTTTTATTTTAGGCGCCTTTGCGTTAGGTGGTTTCCACTTCGGCATGACCTACACCAATAACAATGATTTCTGTTATGGCTGTCATGTTGGCATGGATACTATCGTTGAAGAGTATGAAGCGTCACCACACTTTACCAATACCAAAGGGGTGGTAGCGGCGACCTGTAGCGACTGTCACGTCCCTCAGGAATTTTTCCCGAAAGTAGCCCTCAAAATTGGTGCTAGTGTTGATATCATTCATATGATCACCGGAAAAATTAACCTTGAGAACTTTGAATCGGAGCACCGCCCTCGCCTTGCCGAGAAGGTCACTCACGAATTCAAAGAAAATGACTCTAAGCAGTGCCGCTATTGTCATGATGTGACGCAAATGGACTTTGAAAATCAATCTCGCAACGCGTCACGACGTCACCAGACAATGGAAGCACGTGGCCTGACATGTATTGATTGTCACGCAGGTATTGCCCACAAGCTACCAGAATAA
- a CDS encoding putative glutathione peroxidase (COG0386) encodes MSGFYELSANRINGDSVDMSEFAGKVVLVVNTASECGFTPQYKGLQELFDKYQEKGLVILGFPCDQFGGQEPGENTEIEQVCQLNYGVSFPMFEKVDVNGPDSHEVFKYLTSALPGLMGKKVKWNFTKFLIGRDGKPVKRYAPTKTPKAIENDIVRALGR; translated from the coding sequence ATGTCAGGCTTTTATGAGTTATCTGCCAACAGAATCAACGGCGATAGTGTGGATATGAGTGAGTTTGCCGGGAAGGTGGTGCTGGTGGTCAATACCGCAAGTGAATGTGGATTTACGCCACAGTACAAGGGTTTGCAGGAGTTATTTGATAAATATCAGGAAAAAGGCTTAGTGATCCTTGGTTTTCCGTGTGACCAGTTTGGTGGACAGGAGCCAGGAGAGAATACTGAAATAGAACAAGTATGCCAGCTCAACTATGGGGTCAGTTTTCCGATGTTCGAAAAGGTGGATGTGAATGGGCCTGACAGCCACGAGGTGTTCAAATACCTTACCAGTGCCTTACCGGGCTTGATGGGCAAGAAGGTAAAATGGAACTTTACTAAGTTTTTGATTGGTCGTGACGGCAAACCCGTGAAGCGCTATGCGCCAACGAAAACGCCGAAGGCGATAGAAAACGACATCGTCAGGGCGCTTGGACGATAG
- a CDS encoding cytochrome c553 (COG2863): MSILKKTKKTALFIALSSSFIAFNAHALSDELIQSCESCHGPAGVSTQTDIPTIAGIPEWNLSDQMMQYLDGRPAKTVNYVHGDTSKTDDMATIVESLSEDQIEALAAHYAELPFVRAQQPFDADLAAVGKELHDKSCARCHADGGSDPFDEASILAGQKKGYLLATMMEYKNGQRDADKSMVDAIKAMSDDDIKAVVEYYASYQ, from the coding sequence ATGTCGATTTTAAAAAAAACAAAAAAAACAGCTTTGTTCATTGCTCTATCTTCTAGTTTTATTGCATTTAACGCCCACGCTCTTTCAGATGAACTGATCCAGAGCTGTGAGTCTTGCCACGGCCCTGCTGGGGTCAGTACTCAAACTGATATTCCTACCATTGCCGGTATCCCTGAGTGGAACCTCAGCGATCAAATGATGCAGTATCTGGATGGCCGCCCGGCCAAAACCGTGAACTATGTTCATGGTGATACCAGTAAGACTGATGACATGGCGACCATTGTTGAATCACTTAGCGAAGATCAGATCGAAGCTCTAGCCGCTCACTATGCCGAACTACCTTTTGTCCGTGCTCAGCAGCCATTCGATGCCGACCTAGCGGCCGTGGGTAAAGAGCTTCACGACAAGAGCTGTGCTCGCTGCCACGCTGACGGCGGCAGTGACCCATTTGATGAAGCTTCTATTCTAGCGGGCCAGAAAAAAGGTTACCTATTGGCGACTATGATGGAATACAAAAATGGCCAGCGCGATGCTGACAAGAGCATGGTTGATGCGATTAAAGCCATGAGCGATGACGACATCAAAGCTGTGGTTGAATACTACGCTAGCTACCAATAA
- a CDS encoding hypothetical protein (COG5607), whose product MTVTKRDQLKLPKRKKPAVQLSPEVEIYLPTYHFLVSEFEHARKHELGIIRDDHEEFIHQYRVALRRSRALISLLKPLFHRQEKDILKTNLKQLMQQTNLMRDLDVFLLNMEQYFSLLDHQHHKGLTRFFDDLQSQRQTSLKYLKGWLKSGTYESSCKQVLTQLERMRANPTIEGQLGSKTTAHSFLWHQFKQIESQCHNIDANSNDAIIHQLRIDCKKFRYLLEYFTPLLSTINTEQQVAQLKVLQDQLGNFNDSSVQLAFFNRYLTEQKQKSGRYKAIEELIDIYNDYHFQAKQSTVEHLIQFRQPKSLDIYYTLYQEPSA is encoded by the coding sequence ATGACAGTGACAAAGCGGGATCAGCTCAAGCTACCGAAACGAAAGAAACCAGCGGTACAACTCTCTCCTGAAGTAGAAATTTATCTACCTACTTACCACTTTCTCGTCAGTGAGTTCGAACATGCCAGAAAGCACGAGCTGGGTATCATCCGTGATGATCACGAAGAGTTTATTCATCAATACCGCGTTGCGTTGAGAAGAAGCCGTGCGCTGATCAGCCTACTGAAGCCACTATTCCACCGCCAAGAAAAGGACATACTGAAAACAAATTTGAAGCAGCTGATGCAGCAAACCAACTTGATGCGAGACCTGGATGTGTTCTTGTTGAACATGGAGCAATACTTTTCACTGCTTGACCATCAGCATCACAAAGGGTTGACTCGCTTCTTTGATGATCTCCAGTCGCAACGGCAAACGTCACTCAAATACCTAAAAGGGTGGCTAAAGTCGGGAACATACGAATCATCGTGTAAGCAAGTACTAACACAGCTGGAACGGATGCGGGCCAATCCCACCATTGAGGGCCAACTAGGAAGTAAAACAACAGCACATAGTTTTTTGTGGCACCAATTCAAGCAGATCGAAAGCCAATGCCATAATATTGATGCCAACAGTAATGATGCCATCATTCATCAACTCCGTATCGACTGCAAAAAATTCCGCTATTTATTAGAGTATTTTACCCCCCTGCTATCAACGATTAACACCGAACAGCAAGTTGCACAGCTTAAAGTGCTGCAAGATCAACTCGGCAACTTTAATGACTCTTCTGTTCAGTTGGCTTTTTTCAATCGCTACCTCACCGAGCAAAAACAAAAAAGTGGTCGGTACAAAGCCATTGAGGAGCTCATTGATATTTATAACGATTATCACTTTCAGGCCAAGCAATCTACCGTTGAGCACCTCATCCAATTCAGGCAACCCAAAAGCCTTGATATCTACTACACCCTATACCAAGAACCATCCGCTTAG